A genomic stretch from Telopea speciosissima isolate NSW1024214 ecotype Mountain lineage chromosome 7, Tspe_v1, whole genome shotgun sequence includes:
- the LOC122666707 gene encoding uncharacterized protein YtoI-like, translated as MSCGSVQGLQLFPTPFPANSVGNHCTSFKNFCFKFATSAVTFPITTTSSRVASSKGVGVRVEESSPEPEDIISGEWPENFSLLNYDDLIAYLEPEIFKDKMDPATLLGEVMSTVVRIATVDQKLEEIDHHFEFVSGLPVMDDQFRCIGVISKKDKPRASLGLMSKVGEVMSSPAITSLPNKTVLDAAAVMLKEKIHRIPIVNEEGQVVGIVTRTDIFRALEGLPA; from the exons ATGTCTTGCGGATCAGTTCAGGGCCTGCAACTCTTTCCAACACCTTTCCCGGCAAATTCAGTGGGAAACCATTGTACGAGCTTTAAGAATTTCTGCTTCAAGTTTGCTACCTCAGCTGTGACCTTTCCTATCACTACTACAAGCAGCAGAG TTGCGTCCAGCAAAGGAGTGGGTGTTAGAGTGGAGGAGAGTAGCCCAGAACCAGAAGATATCATCTCTGGAGAATGGCCCGAGAATTTCTCGCTTCTCAATTACGACGACTTGATAGCTTATCTCGAGCCAGAGATCTTTAAGGACAAG ATGGATCCTGCTACACTGTTGGGGGAAGTTATGTCCACTGTAGTTCGGATAGCTACGGTTGATCAGAAGCTGGAGGAAATCGATCATCACTTTGAGTTTGTATCAGGGCTCCCCGTCATGGACGACCAGTTCAGATGTATTGGTGTCATTTCTAAGAAAGACAAGCCGAGAGCTTCTCTTGGG TTGATGTCAAAGGTGGGTGAAGTCATGTCATCTCCTGCCATAACTTCACTGCCTAACAAGACAGTTCTGG ATGCTGCAGCAGTGATGCTCAAGGAGAAGATCCACAGAATCCCAATTGTGAATGAAGAAGGCCAGGTTGTAG
- the LOC122668365 gene encoding B3 domain-containing transcription factor ABI3 codes for MQMHDVDDLHGLTRLESVGDDQDPNFIPEEDDTDMWLDGDPRDLLDVDDSSIFYTDFPPLPDFPCISSSSSSSASLPTPAPEPAPVNVTVCRSSSSFSSSSSSSSVSWNILKSDAEGITVEEKIKDFCIDATVQQPSEQPSDSMENFPPQIDMDCIDVLQELGDMDLIDTNDMWDPNSMFPCENLVDDNQEQEQEQQQQHQQELQQQEQEEGPLDELPSEDLGMVFLDWLKSNKESISAEDLRSIKLKKSTIECAAQRLGGGKEGMKQLLKLILEWVQNHHLHKRRMQSVQHTALFRFPPMLGYIGDQAPFTHPVDYPNPMIDTAATWPPSPSLPPHFSLYNAYREQHFNPAPAPLQGLGSGGFGNQYTCHSQMVQGQEERLVKMGSSATKEARKKRMARQRRFLSHHRSQSHNHHQRQNSNSVDQHARLASDANCTTIASHANPGSGNWVFWPSTAAAATTTTVMSSDVAAAMTSDRSPLQPHHQRQVIPDRRQGWKQEKNWRFLLQKVLKQSDVGNLGRIVLPKKEAETHLPELEARDGISIAMEDIVTSRIWNMRYRFWPNNKSRMYLLENTGDFVRSNGLQEGDFIVIYSDIKSGKYMIRGVKVRQPGSKLEAKRGGKPQRNLHATSPSQAGDGGPSSSSPVKETLT; via the exons ATGCAAATGCATGATGTTGATGATCTGCATGGTTTGACAAGGCTTGAATCTGTTGGTGATGATCAAGATCCTAATTTTATCCCTGAAGAAGATGATACTGATATGTggcttgatggagatcctagAGATCTACTTGATGTTGACGACTCTTCCATTTTCTACACTGACTTCCCCCCTCTCCCTGATTTTCCATGCATctcatcttcttcgtcttcatcaGCTTCCCTTCCTACTCCGGCACCGGAACCGGCACCAGTAAATGTGACTGTATGTCGGTCTTCTTCGTCTTTCTCGTCGTCGTCTTCGTCTTCGTCTGTTTCATGGAACATCTTAAAGTCGGATGCTGAAGGGATTACTGTAGAGGAGAAAATTAAGGATTTCTGTATCGATGCAACGGTGCAACAACCTTCAGAACAACCTTCGGATTCAATGGAGAATTTCCCTCCTCAGATCGATATGGATTGCATCGACGTCCTGCAGGAGCTTGGAGACATGGATCTTATTGATACTAACGATATGTGGGACCCTAATTCTATGTTCCCTTGCGAGAACCTTGTAGATGATAATCAAGAGCAAGAACAggaacaacagcaacaacaccAGCAAGAGTTGCAGCAACAAGAACAAGAGGAGGGCCCACTAGATGAATTGCCATCAGAAGATCTAGGGATGGTGTTCTTAGACTGGCTGAAATCAAACAAGGAATCCATCTCGGCCGAGGATTTGAGAAGCATCAAGCTTAAGAAATCAACGATCGAGTGTGCGGCTCAGCGTCTTGGCGGTGGAAAGGAAGGGATGAAACAGTTGCTGAAACTGATCCTTGAGTGGGTGCAGAATCATCACCTGCACAAGCGCCGCATGCAA TCCGTACAACACACAGCACTGTTTC GATTTCCACCTATGCTTGGCTACATAGGAGACCAAGCACCTTTCACTCACCCTGTTGATTATCCCAATCCCATGATTGACACAGCAGCAACTTGGCCTCCATCACCTTCTCTCCCTCCACATTTCTCTCTATATAATGCCTACAGAGAACAGCATTTTAATCCTGCACCGGCACCACTGCAAGGGCTCGGCTCCGGTGGCTTTGGGAACCAGTACACGTGTCATTCACAGATGGTGCAAGGGCAGGAAGAGAGGTTAGTGAAGATGGGTTCTTCGGCAACGAAAGAAgcgaggaagaagagaatggcTCGGCAGAGAAGGTTCCTTTCCCATCACCGTAGCCAGTCTCATAATCATCACCAGAGACAAAATTCCAATAGTGTTGATCAGCATGCAAGGCTTGCTAGTGATGCCAATTGCACTACTATTGCAAGCCATGCAAACCCTGGGAGTGGTAACTGGGTGTTTTGGCCATCTACGGCTGCCGCtgcaaccaccaccaccgtgaTGTCATCTGATGTTGCGGCGGCTATGACTTCTGATCGGTCGCCTCTGCAACCACATCATCAGCGGCAAGTCATTCCGGATAGGCGTCAG GGATGGAAACAGGAGAAAAACTGGAGATTTCTGCTGCAGAAAGTGTTGAAGCAAAGCGATGTGGGTAATCTCGGGAGGATAGTATTACCAAaa AAGGAAGCAGAGACCCATCTACCGGAGCTGGAGGCAAGGGATGGAATCTCTATCGCCATGGAAGATATCGTAACCTCTCGCATCTGGAATATGCGTTACAGGTTCTGGCCTAATAACAAAAGTAGAATGTATCTTCTCGAGAATACAG GAGATTTTGTGCGCTCCAATGGCCTCCAAGAGGGAGATTTTATAGTTATCTACTCAGATATAAAATCTGGCAAATAT ATGATAAGAGGAGTGAAGGTAAGGCAACCGGGATCGAAATTGGAGGCGAAAAGAGGTGGAAAGCCACAAAGAAATCTGCATGCAACGTCACCCTCTCAAGCTGGTGACGGCggcccctcttcatcctctcccGTCAAAGAGACTCTGacttaa
- the LOC122668366 gene encoding uncharacterized protein At4g13230-like, translating to MSKFYKIMQATAEQHASDACNKASEALKHETQSVTHAGEDMMGKAASTADKMGQQAKGMARNATDSAQDLGNKATQKAKDAWESATNTTESVKDTMVGKGQDAKESIKESAETVKNAMNTKN from the exons ATGTCAAAATTCTACAAAATTATGCAG GCCACTGCAGAACAACATGCTTCAGATGCATGTAACAAGGCAAGTGAAGCTTTAAAACATGAAACCCAAAGTGTCACGCATGCCGGCGAAGACATGATGGGCAAGGCTGCAAGTACAGCAGATAAG ATGGGGCAGCAAGCCAAAGGAATGGCTAGAAATGCAACTGATTCAGCACAGGACTTAGGCAACAAAGCAACCCAAAAGGCCAAGGATGCATGGGAAAGTGCAACAAATACTACTGAAAGTGTCAAGGATACaatggttggcaagggtcaaGATGCTAAGGAATCCATAAAAGAAAGTGCTGAGACAGTCAAGAATGCTATGAACACCAAGAATTGA